One window from the genome of Haloprofundus halobius encodes:
- a CDS encoding HalOD1 output domain-containing protein — translation MSSRAKVLHVDDDSSVTELTNQLLDPEGDRFGLTNASSGEEGLALLESNEFDCVVSDSVTLSDGRLFASVVREKERSLPLVLFSGKSNAELVAEARATEANGYVRKSGTESFTRLERAIDESMLLADDGWELLAHHDWSGPQELVTTIAVALETYSGVKATEGTPLFDAVDPDALAELLGPGFSGSHHKSVSVRFPYRDHLLAVFGDGRVLVRPR, via the coding sequence ATGTCAAGCAGGGCGAAAGTACTTCACGTCGACGACGACTCGAGCGTCACAGAACTCACGAATCAGTTGCTCGACCCGGAGGGAGACCGGTTCGGCCTGACGAACGCGTCGAGCGGCGAAGAGGGATTGGCGCTCCTCGAGTCCAACGAGTTCGACTGCGTCGTCAGCGACTCGGTGACGCTCTCGGACGGTCGGCTGTTCGCTTCGGTCGTCCGCGAGAAGGAGCGGTCGCTCCCGCTGGTGCTGTTCTCCGGAAAGTCGAACGCGGAACTCGTCGCCGAAGCCCGAGCGACCGAGGCCAACGGCTACGTCCGGAAGTCCGGCACGGAGAGTTTCACCCGCCTCGAACGCGCTATCGACGAATCGATGCTTCTGGCCGACGACGGCTGGGAGCTGCTCGCTCACCACGACTGGTCGGGGCCGCAGGAACTGGTGACGACCATCGCCGTCGCACTCGAAACGTACAGCGGCGTGAAGGCGACGGAGGGAACCCCGCTGTTCGACGCCGTCGACCCGGACGCGCTCGCTGAACTGCTCGGGCCGGGGTTCAGCGGGTCGCACCACAAGTCGGTGTCGGTTCGATTCCCGTACCGCGATCATCTTCTCGCGGTGTTCGGCGACGGCCGCGTGCTCGTCCGCCCCCGGTAG